In the genome of Acidimicrobiales bacterium, one region contains:
- a CDS encoding glycerophosphodiester phosphodiesterase has translation MGIPWLQRRVLAYAHRGGAREAPSNTILAMRRALAVGATALEMDVHPTADGHLVVCHDPTVDRTTNGSGAISSLTLAEIQALDAAYWFVPGDEVAPGRPPEDYPLRGRAPEDVELRIPTLGEVLEAFPEALLNIDIKQTAPNVEPYEEALARMLIDHGRADDVIVTSFQDAALVAFSAAAPDIATAAGILAVAGFWQAVQDGVPSPPMTHAAIQVPTNFEGATVVDERFVRSAHAAGAAVHVWTIDERSEMERLVGLGVDGIMSDLPSVLVPTLAELDVAWTG, from the coding sequence GTGGGCATCCCGTGGCTGCAACGCCGAGTGCTCGCCTACGCCCACAGAGGAGGCGCCCGGGAGGCGCCCTCGAACACCATCCTCGCCATGCGCCGGGCGCTTGCCGTCGGGGCCACGGCCCTCGAGATGGACGTTCACCCGACGGCCGACGGCCACCTGGTCGTCTGTCACGACCCGACGGTTGATCGGACCACGAACGGCTCGGGCGCCATCAGCTCCCTGACGCTGGCCGAGATCCAGGCGCTCGACGCCGCCTACTGGTTCGTGCCCGGTGACGAGGTGGCGCCGGGGCGGCCGCCCGAGGACTACCCGCTCCGCGGTCGCGCCCCTGAGGACGTCGAACTGCGCATCCCCACGCTGGGGGAGGTGCTGGAGGCCTTCCCGGAGGCGCTGCTCAACATCGACATCAAGCAGACGGCACCGAACGTGGAGCCCTACGAGGAAGCGCTGGCCCGCATGCTCATCGACCACGGCCGCGCCGACGACGTCATCGTGACGTCGTTCCAGGACGCGGCCCTGGTGGCGTTCTCGGCCGCCGCTCCCGACATCGCCACGGCGGCCGGCATCCTCGCCGTGGCGGGGTTCTGGCAAGCGGTGCAGGACGGAGTCCCGTCGCCGCCGATGACCCACGCCGCCATCCAGGTGCCCACCAATTTCGAGGGCGCAACTGTCGTCGACGAACGGTTCGTCAGGTCGGCCCACGCCGCCGGCGCCGCCGTCCACGTGTGGACGATCGACGAACGGTCGGAGATGGAGCGACTGGTCGGCCTGGGCGTCGACGGCA